The region ATGATGTCGGCGGCCCGCACCGCGTCGACCGCGCCGCCGATCGACACGAGCCCGGTGTCCTTCTGGAGGGACACCAGGTCGTTGAGGAGCGGCGGCACCTGGCGGCGTACCGCCTGGGGGAGGACGACGTAGCGCAGGGCCTGCCGGTTGGTGAGCCCCAGCGAACGGGCCGCGGCACGCTGCGAGGGGTGGATGGACTCGATGCCGGCACGGAACACCTCGGCGACGTACGCCGAGTACGTCAGCGTCAGCGCCGTACCGCCCAGAAGGACCGGGTCCACGGTGACGCCCTGCAGCCGCAGCGCGGGGACGCCCAGGACCACGATCATCAGGTTGATGATGAGCGGGAGGCCGCGGAAGAAGTCCGTGTACGCGGCGGCCAGCGCCCGTACGGGGAAGAACACCGGGCCGCGCAGGGTGCGGGCGATGGCGATCAGCATGCCCAGGACGAGGACCGCGACGCCGCATATCAGGAGCAGCCGTACGTTCAGCCACAGCCCTTCGAGGACCTTGGGGAACGCCTCGCGCGCGTACTGCCCGTTGAAGAACGTCTCCTTGGTGCGCGACCAGCCGGGCGCGTTGACGACGACGAGGTACAGCACGACGCCGGTGACCAGGGTGGAGAGCGCGGCGATCGCCGTCGCGCGGCGGGCGCGGGCGCGCTTGTGGCGCTCCCGCTCGATCCGCCGTTGCGACGGGACGTACGCCTCGGGCATGTCGCCCTCGCCGGAGCTCTCGCCGGAGTCCTCTCCCGACTCCTCCTTGGTGACGGTCACTTGAGCACCGGAGCGTCGACGGCCTCGGACAGCCACTGCTTCTCGATCGAGGCGAGCGTGCCGTCCTGACGCAGGGCGTCCACGGCCTTCGTCACGCACGAGGTCAGGGCGCTGCCCTTGTCGAGGACGAGTCCGAACTGTTCGGGCGTGCCGCCGGTGTTCTCGAACTGCCCGACGATCTTGGCGTCGGTCACCTCGGCCGCCGTGATGTAGAAGGCGGTCGGCAGGTCGACCACGATGGCGTCGACCTGGCCGTTCTTCAGCGCGGACTTGGCCTGATCGTTCTTCGCGTACGCGGCCGGCTGCTGGGTCGGCTTCACCACGTCGTCGATGTAGTTCAGGCTGGTGGTGCCGACCTGGGCGCCCAGCTTGACGCCCTTGAGGTCCGCGATGCTCTTCGCCTTCGCGGCCTTGGAGCCCTTGAGCGCGATGACGGCCTGGCGGACGTCGTAGTAGCCGGACGAGAAGTCCACCGCCTTCTTGCGCTCGGCGCTGATCGACACCTGGTTGATGTCGAAGTCGAAGGTCTTCACGCCGGGCGCGAAGGCCTTGTTGAAGGGGACGGTCTGCCAGACGACGGCGCTCTTGTCGTAGCCGAGCTGCTTGGCCACGGCGTACGCGATCGCGGACTCGAAGCCCTTGCCGTTCGCGGGCTTGTCGTCCTTGAACCACGGCTCGTACGCGGGCTCGTCGGTCGCGATGGTCAGCTTGCCGGACGTCCGGGTGCCCAACGCGCCCTTCGCGCAGGCTTCCCCGGTTGTCCCGGAGGCGTTGGCGGAGGCTTTGTCCTCCGGCTGCGGGGCACAGCCCACGGCGACGGCGAGCAGGGCGACGGTGGCGGCGGACGCGACGCGGCGCAGGGTGCGTTGGGCGAGATGCATGGCGGGAGAGTGACAGCGCGGCATGCCGTTTGTCGAGGTCACAGCGGTAAATGTCCGCATGGTGGGAACGTGTGTTGCGGTCCTGTGAACGCTCGATGAGAAGAGCCGCGGATCGGCCTGCGGACGGCTCTGCCGGGGCCGCCGGCCGAGGGCGGGGATCGACAGGCCGGCGGCCCGTTTCGCGTCAGGAGCCGTCGACCTGAGCGGGGCTGCTTCCAGTGGACTGCACCACTGCACGCGCCGGGAGCGCGCGCAGGGCGCCGGCGCGTGCGCTCCATTCACACGGGGCGCGTGTTCGCGGACTTCACGCCCTGCCGGCCGGGGTTCGTCACCTGGCCGGAGTCACCAGCCGCGCGCGTGCCACTCCGGAAGGTGCGGCCGTTCGGCGCCCAGCGTCGTGTCGTTGCCGTGCCCCGGGTAGACCCAGGTCTCGTCCGGCAGTGCGTCGAAGATCTTCGTCTCGACGTCGCGGATGAGGCTGGCGAACGCCTTCGGGTCCTTGCGGGTGTTGCCCACACCGCCGGGGAAGAGACAGTCCCCGGTGAACACGTGCGGATGCCCGTGCGGGTCGTCGTAGACGAGGGCGATCGAGCCCGGCGTGTGCCCCACGAGGTGGCGCGCGGTGAGTTCCACGCGCCCCACCCGGATCGTGTCGCCGTCGCCCACGAGGACGTCGGTCGGCACGGGGATGCCCTCGGCGTCGTCCCGGCCCGCATAGGTGCGGGCGCCGGTGGCCACCACGACCTCCGCGAGCGCCTGCCAGTGGTCGCCGTGCTGATGTGTGGTGACGACGGACGCGATGCCGTCGTCACCGATCAGCGTGAGCAGGGTGCCGGCATCGTTGGCCGCGTCGATCAGCAGCTGCTCGTCGGTGGCCCGGCAGCGCAGCAGATAGGCGTTGTTGTCCATCGGGCCGACCGCGACCTTGGAGATCATCAGGTTCTGCAGCTCGTGCACATCGGCTGGTCCGCCGACCTTCACCGCTCCGCTGTACGTCATGACGGCAGCCTATAGCGGGGGGAGCGCGGGGAGGGGCCCGCCATCGGCGCTCAGCCCCGAACCGTCACGCCGTCCGCAGAGCCAGCCGAGCAGCGCCGGAGCGGGACCGGTCACCTTAACCTCGGGTCCGCCCTCGGCGTCGCGTCCCGTGCTCCACACGCGCGCGCCGTCGGTGATCCGTGTGGACGGCACCTCGGGGTGCCCCGTGAAGCGATCGGCGAGGAACTCGATCTCCCGTTCCACGAACTCCTCCGGGAGATCTTCGAGCTCGTACCCGATCCCCAGATCCACGTGATGCAGCTCGACCTCGCCCCAGCGCCGGAACGGCACCCGGGCCGCGGAGTCCGTGACCCCGCCCCGCAGCTCCACCGTGCGCGACCAGTCCGCGGGCACGGCCCCCACGTCCTGGAACCGGGCCGCGCTCTCCCGCAGGTCCGCGAGCTGTACGTCCAGGGGGCGCGGCGCGTCCCGCTCGATGTCGGCGTCCCGGGCCTCCCCGGAGACGTACATGGGGCGCCCGTCGAGGACGTTCACGAGTGCGTCCGCGTTACGGGCGAGGTGGGCGAGCACATGGCCGCGGCTCCAGCCGGGCAGCCGTGACGACTCGGCCATGGAAGCGTTGTCCAGTTCGGCGGCTGCGTTGAGCAGTCGTTCGGTCGCGTCGCGTACAGACGCCAGGTCGCGCGCATGATCCATCATGCGGCCGACCCTAGCCCCGCCACACGTTCGGGTGAAGGTGGTCGGGCACGCCCGCAAATCGAATGCACGTGCTATACCCTCGGGTGCGGCGTCGGGCATGCTGGATGGCCCGGGATTGTTGTGAACCAGGGAAAGCAACCGGCGCTGTCAGTGGCTCCCCCTAGTCTGGGAAAGACGGGGGCCTCGGCCCCTGTCACTTCTCTCAAGAAAGGTGCGGACCGGCGTGGCCGACCGTCTCATCGTCCGTGGAGCGCGCGAGCACAATCTGAAGAATGTCTCGCTCGACCTCCCGCGCGACTCGCTCATCGTCTTCACGGGCCTGTCGGGGTCGGGCAAGTCCTCGCTGGCCTTCGACACGATCTTCGCCGAGGGGCAGCGGCGTTACGTGGAGTCACTGTCCTCGTACGCCCGGCAGTTCCTCGGCCAGATGGACAAGCCGGACGTCGACTTCATCGAAGGCCTCTCCCCGGCGGTCTCCATCGACCAGAAGTCGACCTCGCGCAACCCGCGCTCGACGGTCGGCACCATCACCGAGGTCTACGACTACCTGCGCCTGCTCTTCGCGCGCATCGGCAAGCCGCACTGTCCCGAGTGCGGCCGCCCCATCACGCGCCAGTCGCCGCAGGCCATCGTCGACAGGGTTCTGGAGCTGCCCGAGGGGAGCCGCTTCCAGGTGCTGTCCCCGCTGGTGCGCGAGCGCAAGGGCGAGTTCGTCGACCTCTTCGCCGATCTCCAGACCAAGGGGTACAGCCGGGCCAGGGTCGACGGTCAGACGATCCAGCTCACCGAGCCGCCCACGCTGAAGAAGCAGGAGAAGCACACCATCGAGGTGGTCGTCGACCGCCTCACGGTGAAGGACTCCGCCAAGCGCCGCCTCACCGACTCCGTGGAGACCGCCCTCGGGCTCTCCGGCGGCATGGTCGTGCTCGACTTCGTCGACCTCCCCGAGGACGACCCCGAGCGCGAGCGCATGTACTCGGAGCACCTGTACTGCCCGTACGACGACCTGTCGTTCGAGGAGCTGGAGCCCCGCTCCTTCTCCTTCAACTCGCCCTTCGGCGCCTGCCCCGAGTGCACCGGTATCGGTACGCGCATGGAGGTCGACCCCGAGCTGATCGTCCCGGACGAGGACAAGTCCCTCGACGAGGGCGCCATCCACCCCTGGTCGCACGGGCACACCAAGGACTACTTCGGGCGGCTCGTCGGAGCCCTCGCCGACGCGTTGGGATTCCGGACCGACATCCCCTTCGCCGGTCTCCCGCAGCGCGCCAAGAAGGCCCTGCTCTACGGCCACAAGACGCAGATCGAGGTGCGCTACCGCAACCGCTACGGGCGCGAGCGTGTCTACACCACGCCCTTCGAAGGGGCCGTCCCCTTCATCAAGCGGCGGCACAGCGAGTCCGAGAGCGACGCCAGCCGCGAGCGCTTCGAGGGCTATATGCGCGAGGTGCCCTGCCCCACCTGTGAGGGCACCCGCCTCAAGCCGCTCATCCTCGCCGTCACCGTCATGGAGAAGTCGATCGCGGAGGTCTCCGCGATGTCGATCAGCGACTGCGCGGACTTCCTGGGCAAGCTGAAGCTCGACGCGCGCGACAAGAAGATCGCCGAGCGCGTCCTGAAGGAGGTCAACGAACGGCTGCGCTTCCTGGTCGACGTCGGCCTCGACTACCTGTCGCTCAACCGCGCGGCCGGCACGCTCTCCGGCGGCGAGGCCCAGCGCATCCGCCTGGCCACCCAGATCGGCTCCGGCCTCGTCGGCGTCCTGTACGTCCTCGACGAGCCGTCCATCGGTCTGCACCAGCGCGACAACCACCGGCTGATCGAGACCCTGGTCCGGCTGCGCGACATGGGCAACACGCTCATCGTCGTCGAGCACGACGAGGACACCATCAAGGTCGCCGACTGGGTCGTCGACATCGGCCCCGGCGCGGGTGAGCACGGCGGCAAGGTCGTGCACAGCGGTCCCTTGAAGGAGCTGCTCGCCAACCCCGAGTCGATGACCGGCCAGTACCTGTCGGGCAAGAGGGAGATCGCGCTTCCGGACATCCGCCGCCCCGCCGACCCGGGCCGCAGACTCACCGTGCACGGCGCCCGTGAGAACAACCTCCAGGACATCGACGTGTCCTTCCCGCTGGGCGTGCTCACGGCGGTCA is a window of Streptomyces mirabilis DNA encoding:
- a CDS encoding MBL fold metallo-hydrolase; the protein is MTYSGAVKVGGPADVHELQNLMISKVAVGPMDNNAYLLRCRATDEQLLIDAANDAGTLLTLIGDDGIASVVTTHQHGDHWQALAEVVVATGARTYAGRDDAEGIPVPTDVLVGDGDTIRVGRVELTARHLVGHTPGSIALVYDDPHGHPHVFTGDCLFPGGVGNTRKDPKAFASLIRDVETKIFDALPDETWVYPGHGNDTTLGAERPHLPEWHARGW
- a CDS encoding maleylpyruvate isomerase family mycothiol-dependent enzyme translates to MMDHARDLASVRDATERLLNAAAELDNASMAESSRLPGWSRGHVLAHLARNADALVNVLDGRPMYVSGEARDADIERDAPRPLDVQLADLRESAARFQDVGAVPADWSRTVELRGGVTDSAARVPFRRWGEVELHHVDLGIGYELEDLPEEFVEREIEFLADRFTGHPEVPSTRITDGARVWSTGRDAEGGPEVKVTGPAPALLGWLCGRRDGSGLSADGGPLPALPPL
- the uvrA gene encoding excinuclease ABC subunit UvrA, coding for MADRLIVRGAREHNLKNVSLDLPRDSLIVFTGLSGSGKSSLAFDTIFAEGQRRYVESLSSYARQFLGQMDKPDVDFIEGLSPAVSIDQKSTSRNPRSTVGTITEVYDYLRLLFARIGKPHCPECGRPITRQSPQAIVDRVLELPEGSRFQVLSPLVRERKGEFVDLFADLQTKGYSRARVDGQTIQLTEPPTLKKQEKHTIEVVVDRLTVKDSAKRRLTDSVETALGLSGGMVVLDFVDLPEDDPERERMYSEHLYCPYDDLSFEELEPRSFSFNSPFGACPECTGIGTRMEVDPELIVPDEDKSLDEGAIHPWSHGHTKDYFGRLVGALADALGFRTDIPFAGLPQRAKKALLYGHKTQIEVRYRNRYGRERVYTTPFEGAVPFIKRRHSESESDASRERFEGYMREVPCPTCEGTRLKPLILAVTVMEKSIAEVSAMSISDCADFLGKLKLDARDKKIAERVLKEVNERLRFLVDVGLDYLSLNRAAGTLSGGEAQRIRLATQIGSGLVGVLYVLDEPSIGLHQRDNHRLIETLVRLRDMGNTLIVVEHDEDTIKVADWVVDIGPGAGEHGGKVVHSGPLKELLANPESMTGQYLSGKREIALPDIRRPADPGRRLTVHGARENNLQDIDVSFPLGVLTAVTGVSGSGKSTLVNDILYTHLARELNGARSVPGRHTRVDGDDLVDKVVHVDQSPIGRTPRSNPATYTGVFDHVRKLFAETTEAKVRGYMPGRFSFNVKGGRCENCSGDGTIKIEMNFLPDVYVPCEVCHGARYNRETLEVHYKGKSISEVLDMPIEEALGFFEAVPAIARHLRTLNDVGLGYVRLGQSAPTLSGGEAQRVKLASELQKRSTGRTVYVLDEPTTGLHFEDISKLITVLSGLVDKGNTVIVIEHNLDVIKTADWVVDMGPEGGNGGGLVVAEGTPEQVAGVPASHTGKFLRDVLGADRISDAASVPAPRKAAAKKAVAAKSTARKTTTKAVNNTATKKAAAATGTTATKKATPAKKTTRARKA
- a CDS encoding amino acid ABC transporter permease; this encodes MTVTKEESGEDSGESSGEGDMPEAYVPSQRRIERERHKRARARRATAIAALSTLVTGVVLYLVVVNAPGWSRTKETFFNGQYAREAFPKVLEGLWLNVRLLLICGVAVLVLGMLIAIARTLRGPVFFPVRALAAAYTDFFRGLPLIINLMIVVLGVPALRLQGVTVDPVLLGGTALTLTYSAYVAEVFRAGIESIHPSQRAAARSLGLTNRQALRYVVLPQAVRRQVPPLLNDLVSLQKDTGLVSIGGAVDAVRAADIIVGRSLNYTPYIVAGLVFVALTIPMTRFTDWITARMDRQRAQGGTI
- a CDS encoding ABC transporter substrate-binding protein, whose amino-acid sequence is MHLAQRTLRRVASAATVALLAVAVGCAPQPEDKASANASGTTGEACAKGALGTRTSGKLTIATDEPAYEPWFKDDKPANGKGFESAIAYAVAKQLGYDKSAVVWQTVPFNKAFAPGVKTFDFDINQVSISAERKKAVDFSSGYYDVRQAVIALKGSKAAKAKSIADLKGVKLGAQVGTTSLNYIDDVVKPTQQPAAYAKNDQAKSALKNGQVDAIVVDLPTAFYITAAEVTDAKIVGQFENTGGTPEQFGLVLDKGSALTSCVTKAVDALRQDGTLASIEKQWLSEAVDAPVLK